From the Paenibacillus sp. FSL H8-0548 genome, one window contains:
- a CDS encoding AraC family transcriptional regulator, with amino-acid sequence MIKHYIIPNPSFSHYVCYPDLIGRYTDFPQHAERREQGQLKHYNLHLIYKGSGYVRSGSGGERLELGAGDGFLYPKHAFQQYGSSVEDPWDVRWIHFETQIPLPMLREADESGGWLFTFSNRERFKELMEEMYALCSPFETGNEPRLSALLYEILVELVQHSERLEGSSALEKQNAIRVAADQIRYKCEEPWSLERMAALAGYSSYHFLRLFQQVMGKTPNHYVTECRIDAAKLLLATTALSVTEVAARCGFAQASYFIRVFRSAETVSPKMYRTIYGQGTTSH; translated from the coding sequence ATGATCAAGCATTATATTATCCCCAATCCATCTTTTTCCCATTATGTATGTTATCCCGATTTAATTGGTCGCTACACGGATTTCCCTCAGCATGCCGAGCGAAGAGAGCAGGGGCAGCTGAAGCATTATAATTTGCATCTGATTTATAAGGGAAGCGGCTATGTACGCAGCGGCAGTGGCGGTGAACGGCTGGAGCTTGGAGCTGGCGACGGCTTTTTGTATCCGAAGCATGCTTTTCAGCAGTATGGCTCAAGCGTGGAAGATCCGTGGGATGTGCGGTGGATTCATTTTGAAACACAGATCCCGCTGCCTATGCTAAGAGAGGCTGATGAGTCTGGCGGCTGGCTGTTTACGTTCTCTAATCGTGAAAGGTTCAAGGAGCTGATGGAGGAAATGTATGCATTGTGCAGTCCATTCGAGACGGGCAATGAGCCGCGCTTGTCTGCGCTGCTGTACGAAATATTGGTTGAGCTCGTACAGCATTCAGAGCGTTTGGAGGGTTCTTCCGCATTAGAGAAGCAAAATGCGATTCGGGTAGCAGCGGATCAAATACGGTATAAATGTGAGGAGCCGTGGAGCTTGGAGCGGATGGCGGCACTGGCGGGCTACAGCTCGTATCACTTCTTGCGGCTGTTTCAGCAGGTGATGGGAAAGACGCCGAATCACTATGTCACGGAATGCCGTATCGATGCAGCGAAGCTGCTGCTGGCGACGACGGCTTTATCCGTGACAGAGGTTGCGGCTCGGTGCGGATTCGCACAAGCGAGTTATTTTATACGTGTGTTTCGTTCAGCCGAGACTGTATCTCCGAAAATGTACCGAACGATTTACGGACAAGGCACGACTTCTCATTAA
- a CDS encoding beta-galactosidase: protein MKPIDALKEFRLGTCYYPEHWPEALWEDDFRRMSELGFSIVRVAEFAWSIFEPEEGVFSFELFDRALALAHKHGIKVIIGTPTATPPAWLTHKYPEVLNVTQEGVTLQHGLRRHYNYSSQKYRELSAIITRKMAEHYKDHPAVIGWQIDNEFNCEIGVFYAPADHDAFRIWLQEKYGTLDKLNEAWGTVFWSQTYSAWEQVFLPRPTPADHQPNPHQALDEKRFISDNTISYAKVQGDILRKVAPNHWVTTNGLFGHLDSHRMNDELLDFFSYDSYPQFSTIFYDKNEVNPLADRGWSQTLGAVRSISPNFAIMEQQSGPGGWVNRMDMPSPKPGQMRLWTYQSIAHGANMVLYFRWRTATVGNEIYWHGINDYHNQPNRRVREAGQIGAELAGAGDRIANTQFKAEIALLRDYDNEWDGEYDVWHGPFTWQSGKAWFKALNYRHIPSDMLYVRSGTTIEDLKRYKVLVYPHPAIMRDETAELLEQYVREGGIIIFGCRTGYKNEHGHAYMRPFPGAAAGLCGISVEEFTMVKGSRAATSMKWSGSGEALTGADSFNEILVVESDSAEAVAHYASDYYAGKPAVTKNVFGEGQAWYYGAVFNEEAAGQIIERLGLSSPASDWLTLPKEVELAIREGEDGPLYFLLNYSEQPALVTLNEEKTDLLTGSKLSGSLTLEGYGVVVLS from the coding sequence TTGAAGCCTATCGACGCCTTAAAAGAATTTCGCCTTGGCACCTGCTATTACCCGGAGCATTGGCCTGAAGCCTTGTGGGAGGATGACTTCCGCCGGATGAGCGAGCTTGGCTTCTCCATCGTACGTGTCGCAGAATTTGCTTGGTCGATTTTCGAACCTGAAGAGGGTGTTTTCTCATTCGAGCTATTTGATCGGGCGCTCGCTCTTGCCCATAAGCATGGCATAAAGGTAATCATCGGTACGCCAACAGCCACGCCTCCCGCATGGCTTACTCATAAATACCCTGAGGTACTGAATGTTACACAGGAAGGCGTAACGCTGCAGCACGGACTTCGTCGCCATTACAACTACAGCAGCCAAAAATACCGCGAGCTGTCTGCGATCATTACGCGCAAAATGGCCGAGCATTATAAGGATCATCCGGCTGTCATCGGCTGGCAGATCGATAATGAATTCAACTGCGAAATTGGCGTGTTTTATGCGCCTGCCGATCATGATGCGTTTCGCATTTGGCTGCAGGAGAAATACGGTACGCTGGACAAGCTGAACGAAGCTTGGGGAACTGTTTTTTGGAGCCAAACGTATTCTGCTTGGGAGCAAGTATTTCTGCCTCGTCCAACACCAGCAGATCATCAGCCAAATCCTCATCAAGCGCTCGACGAGAAACGGTTTATATCTGACAATACGATTTCCTACGCTAAGGTGCAGGGAGATATTTTGCGCAAGGTCGCTCCTAATCACTGGGTAACGACAAATGGGCTATTCGGTCATTTGGACAGCCACCGGATGAATGACGAGCTGCTCGATTTTTTCAGCTACGATTCCTATCCGCAGTTCTCCACCATCTTTTATGATAAGAATGAAGTGAACCCGCTCGCCGATAGAGGCTGGAGCCAGACACTTGGAGCGGTTCGCTCCATCTCGCCAAACTTTGCCATTATGGAGCAGCAATCCGGTCCCGGCGGCTGGGTTAACCGTATGGATATGCCCTCGCCCAAGCCTGGGCAGATGCGCCTCTGGACTTATCAATCCATTGCGCACGGCGCAAATATGGTTCTATACTTCCGCTGGCGGACGGCGACGGTTGGCAACGAGATCTATTGGCACGGCATTAACGACTATCACAATCAACCGAATCGCCGCGTTCGCGAGGCAGGCCAAATCGGAGCAGAGCTTGCTGGGGCAGGCGATCGTATAGCGAATACACAATTTAAAGCTGAGATTGCGCTGCTTCGCGACTATGATAATGAATGGGATGGCGAATACGACGTATGGCATGGCCCGTTCACTTGGCAAAGCGGCAAGGCATGGTTTAAAGCGTTGAACTACAGACATATTCCTAGCGATATGCTTTATGTTCGCAGCGGTACGACCATCGAGGACTTGAAACGCTACAAGGTGCTCGTCTACCCGCATCCTGCGATTATGCGCGATGAGACAGCCGAGCTTCTAGAGCAATACGTTCGTGAGGGAGGCATTATTATTTTCGGCTGCCGAACCGGCTATAAGAATGAGCATGGCCATGCCTACATGCGTCCTTTCCCTGGCGCCGCTGCTGGACTATGCGGTATTTCCGTGGAAGAATTTACGATGGTAAAGGGCTCGCGCGCAGCAACATCCATGAAATGGAGCGGCAGCGGGGAAGCCTTGACTGGTGCAGATTCCTTCAATGAGATTCTGGTTGTGGAAAGCGATTCGGCTGAAGCAGTCGCTCATTACGCTTCCGACTACTATGCAGGCAAACCCGCGGTGACAAAAAACGTGTTCGGTGAAGGACAGGCTTGGTATTACGGAGCTGTGTTCAATGAGGAAGCTGCAGGACAAATCATCGAGCGGCTTGGTCTTTCTTCGCCTGCTTCCGACTGGCTGACACTTCCTAAAGAAGTAGAGCTGGCCATTCGCGAAGGTGAGGACGGTCCGCTGTATTTCCTGCTCAACTATAGCGAGCAGCCTGCTTTAGTGACACTTAATGAGGAAAAAACGGATCTGCTCACAGGCAGCAAGCTAAGCGGTAGCCTAACCTTAGAAGGCTACGGCGTCGTCGTTCTCAGCTAA
- a CDS encoding ABC transporter permease subunit codes for MRSTAEQKNKRKRLRFQWHKQDTELTLLALPTTIWYILFCFLPMFGIIIAFKNFRISGGFLSNVFNSPWVGFKNFEFLFKSNDAWIIIRNTIGYNIIFIILGIVLPVLFAIMIGLLHNRKASKVYQTMMFLPYFLSWVVVSAVGWAFLSFDKGILNQMLVNMGGDPVNWYMEPSYWPYFLILLNVWKGLGYGMVIYLATITSLDSTYYEAAVIDGASIWQQTRYITLPMLKLVIVMLFILAVGRIFYTDFGLFYQVTRDSNSLFNVATTIDVLVYKQLKSATLGMAASAAFVQSVLGCATILIANWIVRKVDPDSAMM; via the coding sequence ATGAGATCTACAGCTGAACAAAAAAATAAAAGAAAGCGCTTACGTTTTCAGTGGCACAAGCAGGATACGGAGCTCACCCTCTTGGCATTGCCTACGACAATTTGGTACATCCTGTTTTGTTTCTTGCCTATGTTCGGGATCATCATTGCCTTCAAAAACTTCAGAATTAGCGGCGGCTTCTTGAGCAATGTGTTTAACAGCCCATGGGTAGGCTTCAAAAACTTTGAGTTCTTATTCAAGTCGAACGATGCTTGGATCATTATTCGAAATACCATCGGATACAATATTATTTTTATCATTCTAGGTATTGTGCTGCCCGTTCTATTCGCTATTATGATCGGACTGCTCCACAATCGCAAAGCAAGTAAAGTCTATCAGACGATGATGTTTCTCCCCTATTTCCTATCTTGGGTTGTCGTATCTGCTGTAGGCTGGGCGTTCCTAAGCTTTGATAAAGGGATTCTCAATCAAATGCTCGTCAATATGGGCGGCGATCCTGTCAACTGGTATATGGAGCCGTCATACTGGCCCTACTTTCTCATTCTCTTAAATGTCTGGAAAGGCTTAGGCTATGGCATGGTCATCTATCTGGCAACCATCACAAGCCTTGACAGCACCTATTATGAGGCAGCTGTTATTGATGGCGCTTCCATTTGGCAGCAGACGAGATACATTACATTGCCCATGCTCAAACTCGTGATCGTCATGCTGTTCATTTTGGCAGTTGGACGTATATTCTACACCGATTTTGGCTTGTTCTATCAGGTCACGCGAGATTCCAATTCTCTGTTCAACGTGGCTACCACCATCGATGTTTTGGTTTATAAACAACTAAAATCCGCTACCTTGGGTATGGCAGCTTCAGCCGCATTCGTACAGTCTGTTCTGGGTTGTGCAACTATTCTAATCGCAAATTGGATTGTTCGCAAAGTTGATCCAGATAGCGCGATGATGTAA